A genome region from Streptomyces sp. S4.7 includes the following:
- a CDS encoding HAD-IA family hydrolase, which produces MPANAPTTTTSVLTARALLLDMDGTLVNSDAVVERCWRRWAIEHGLDPEEALKVVHGRQGYLTMAVLLPDRPMEQNLADNRVMLAQETADLDGVVPITGAPAFMAAIAALPHALVTSADEALATARLTASGLPIPSTRVTAEHVSASKPDPEGFLKAAAELGVDPADCLALEDSDAGITAAFAAGMRVLGVGPRAAALSPTAHTEDLTDVRVTSLPDGTIRIHVGGRGVSGM; this is translated from the coding sequence ATGCCGGCCAACGCCCCGACCACGACGACATCCGTCCTGACCGCCCGCGCGCTACTGCTCGACATGGACGGGACCCTCGTCAACTCCGACGCCGTCGTCGAACGCTGCTGGCGCCGCTGGGCGATCGAGCACGGACTGGACCCGGAGGAGGCGCTGAAGGTCGTCCACGGCCGCCAGGGCTATCTGACGATGGCGGTACTGCTGCCGGACCGGCCGATGGAGCAGAACCTCGCCGACAACCGCGTGATGCTCGCGCAGGAGACGGCGGACCTGGACGGGGTGGTCCCGATCACCGGCGCCCCCGCGTTCATGGCGGCGATCGCGGCACTGCCGCACGCCCTGGTGACCTCGGCGGACGAAGCCCTCGCCACCGCGCGCCTGACCGCGTCCGGCCTCCCGATCCCCTCGACGCGCGTGACGGCCGAACACGTCTCCGCGAGCAAGCCGGACCCGGAGGGCTTCCTGAAGGCCGCCGCGGAACTGGGCGTCGACCCGGCGGACTGCCTGGCCCTGGAGGACTCCGACGCGGGCATCACGGCGGCGTTCGCGGCGGGGATGCGGGTGCTGGGCGTGGGCCCGCGGGCCGCGGCCCTGTCCCCGACGGCCCACACCGAGGACCTCACGGACGTCAGGGTGACGTCGCTCCCGGACGGCACGATCCGGATCCACGTCGGCGGCCGGGGCGTGTCCGGGATGTAG
- a CDS encoding HNH endonuclease family protein gives MSGIYARQARPARRIAGMAASVAFISATALLVAPSPAQASPPTPIAASTARTYLGQLTERAEGSSSGYSRDLFPHWITQSGACDTRETVLQRDGSNVVTNSSCAATSGSWYSEYDGATWTAAGDVDIDHMVPLAEAWTSGASGWSTAQRQTFANDLSQPQLIAVTDNVNQSKSDRDPAEWMPPSASYHCMYARMWVDVKHHYDLSVDSAEKAKLQSVLNGC, from the coding sequence ATGTCAGGTATCTACGCGCGTCAAGCCCGTCCCGCCCGCCGAATAGCCGGCATGGCAGCCTCCGTCGCCTTCATCTCGGCCACGGCGCTGCTCGTCGCCCCGTCCCCCGCCCAGGCGTCCCCGCCCACTCCCATCGCCGCCTCCACCGCCCGTACTTACCTCGGTCAGCTGACCGAGCGCGCCGAAGGCTCCTCCAGCGGCTACAGCCGCGACCTGTTCCCGCACTGGATCACGCAGTCGGGCGCCTGCGACACCCGCGAGACCGTGCTCCAGCGGGACGGTTCGAACGTCGTGACGAACTCCAGCTGTGCGGCGACGAGCGGCAGTTGGTACTCCGAGTACGACGGCGCCACCTGGACCGCCGCCGGCGACGTGGACATCGACCACATGGTGCCGCTCGCCGAGGCGTGGACCTCCGGCGCCAGCGGCTGGTCGACCGCCCAGCGCCAGACCTTCGCCAACGACCTCAGCCAGCCGCAGCTGATCGCGGTCACCGACAACGTCAACCAGTCCAAGAGCGACCGTGACCCGGCGGAGTGGATGCCGCCGAGCGCCTCGTACCACTGCATGTACGCCCGTATGTGGGTGGACGTGAAGCACCACTACGACCTGAGCGTCGACTCCGCGGAGAAGGCCAAGCTCCAGAGCGTCCTGAACGGCTGCTGA
- a CDS encoding alkaline phosphatase D family protein: MTGLRLGPLLRYVDGESAGTATIWVETDGPCTAEVRCEGGAYGSSRTFLIAGHHYALIPVTGLAPGTAAAYEVLLDERRVWPPEDSTLPASVIRTPAAFSPETGTDPAADARRPRSTASAQSTAPGGAAPAPELRVSFGSCRWASAPVGEPDPVGPDALHTLAATLAADPGAVPPDVLLLLGDQVYADETSTATRRRLAERRDLSEPPGAEVADYEEYTRLYDESWSDPEVRWLLSTVPSCMIFDDHDVIDDWNTSASWVAEMRTKPWWRERILSGLMSYWVYQHLGNLSPAELATDKLYAAVRGEADGTGRLREFAAEADADPARVRWSYRRDFGRTRLLMVDSRAARVLEEGQREMLDAEEARWVRDQALTDPGERDHLLIGTSLPWLLPPLVHDAESWNAALARGERGKRWARFGEALRRGADLEHWAAFPTSFEKLAGLIAEAGEGPDAPATVCVLSGDVHHAYVAEPAWRTAQPRSRVVQLTCSPVHNSIPLSIRLGFRFGWSRVGRRLGRAFARHGRVDAPSVTWGKTGGPWFGNQLMTLTLRGRAARLSLVQAQIRDGEPQAGARLVTVDERELATE, translated from the coding sequence ATGACCGGGCTGCGCCTGGGACCACTGCTGCGCTATGTCGACGGGGAATCCGCCGGCACGGCCACGATCTGGGTCGAGACGGACGGGCCGTGCACGGCCGAGGTCCGCTGCGAGGGCGGCGCGTACGGCTCGTCGCGCACGTTCCTGATCGCCGGGCACCACTACGCCCTGATCCCGGTGACGGGGCTGGCCCCGGGCACCGCGGCCGCGTACGAGGTCCTGCTGGACGAGCGCCGTGTCTGGCCGCCCGAGGACTCGACGCTCCCGGCGAGCGTGATCCGTACACCGGCCGCGTTCTCCCCGGAGACCGGGACGGACCCCGCCGCGGACGCCCGGCGCCCCAGGAGCACCGCGAGCGCGCAGAGCACCGCGCCCGGCGGAGCGGCCCCCGCGCCCGAGCTCCGCGTCTCCTTCGGCTCCTGCCGCTGGGCCTCCGCGCCGGTCGGCGAGCCCGACCCGGTGGGACCCGACGCCCTCCACACCCTCGCCGCGACCCTCGCGGCCGACCCCGGCGCCGTACCTCCCGACGTCCTGCTCCTGCTCGGCGATCAGGTGTACGCGGACGAGACGTCGACGGCCACCCGCCGCCGGCTGGCCGAGCGCCGCGATCTGTCCGAACCACCGGGCGCGGAGGTCGCCGACTACGAGGAGTACACCCGCCTCTACGACGAGTCGTGGAGCGACCCCGAGGTGCGCTGGCTGCTCTCGACCGTCCCGAGCTGCATGATCTTCGACGACCACGACGTGATAGACGACTGGAACACCAGCGCGTCCTGGGTCGCCGAGATGCGTACGAAGCCATGGTGGCGCGAGCGCATCCTGAGCGGTCTGATGTCGTACTGGGTGTATCAGCACCTCGGCAATCTCTCCCCCGCCGAACTGGCGACGGACAAGCTGTACGCCGCCGTAAGGGGGGAGGCGGACGGCACCGGCCGGCTGCGGGAGTTCGCCGCCGAGGCCGACGCCGATCCGGCCCGTGTGCGCTGGAGCTACCGGCGCGACTTCGGCCGGACGCGGCTGCTGATGGTCGACTCTCGGGCGGCCCGCGTCCTGGAGGAGGGACAGCGGGAGATGCTGGACGCGGAGGAGGCCCGGTGGGTGCGTGACCAGGCACTGACCGATCCCGGCGAACGCGACCACCTCCTCATCGGCACCTCCCTGCCCTGGCTGCTGCCGCCGCTGGTGCACGACGCGGAGAGCTGGAACGCCGCGCTGGCCCGTGGCGAGCGCGGGAAGCGGTGGGCGCGTTTCGGCGAGGCTCTGCGCCGCGGGGCGGATCTGGAGCACTGGGCGGCGTTCCCCACGTCGTTCGAGAAGCTGGCGGGGCTGATCGCCGAGGCGGGCGAGGGGCCCGACGCGCCGGCGACGGTCTGTGTGCTGTCGGGCGATGTGCACCACGCGTACGTCGCCGAGCCGGCCTGGCGTACGGCGCAGCCCCGGTCGCGGGTCGTCCAGCTCACCTGCTCCCCCGTGCACAACTCCATCCCGCTCTCGATCCGCCTCGGTTTCCGGTTCGGCTGGAGCAGGGTGGGCCGGCGCCTGGGACGCGCCTTCGCCCGGCACGGGCGGGTGGACGCGCCGTCCGTCACCTGGGGGAAGACCGGCGGCCCTTGGTTCGGTAACCAGCTGATGACGCTGACGTTGCGGGGACGCGCGGCGCGGCTGAGCCTGGTCCAGGCGCAGATACGGGACGGCGAGCCGCAGGCGGGGGCGCGGCTCGTGACCGTGGACGAACGGGAACTGGCCACCGAGTAG
- a CDS encoding DoxX family protein, with amino-acid sequence MYTRLNHAQPYALGLFRMVIGLLFACHGAATLFGVLGKQALQAGSWPGWYAAVIQLVGGSLVLFGLGTRVAAFAASGSMTYAYFNVHQPDGLFPMENGGEASAIFCWTFLLIVFNGPGALSLDRLIGARGTREPEHRDRPTAVTV; translated from the coding sequence ATGTACACACGTCTCAACCATGCGCAGCCGTACGCCCTCGGACTCTTCCGAATGGTGATCGGACTGCTCTTCGCCTGCCACGGCGCCGCGACACTCTTCGGCGTCCTCGGCAAGCAAGCCCTCCAGGCCGGCAGCTGGCCCGGCTGGTACGCGGCGGTCATCCAGCTCGTAGGAGGCAGCCTGGTCCTTTTCGGCCTGGGAACCAGGGTCGCCGCGTTCGCGGCCTCGGGTTCCATGACCTACGCGTACTTCAACGTCCACCAGCCCGACGGGCTGTTCCCCATGGAGAACGGCGGCGAGGCCTCGGCGATCTTCTGCTGGACCTTCCTGCTCATCGTCTTCAACGGTCCCGGCGCGCTCTCGCTGGACCGGCTCATCGGCGCGCGCGGCACACGCGAGCCGGAGCACCGGGACCGGCCCACGGCGGTGACCGTCTGA